A single window of Methanoregula sp. DNA harbors:
- a CDS encoding 4Fe-4S binding protein — protein MALAIGCRAKPGKARDNKTGSWRVFRPIFDHEKCTQCGMCQTICPEGCIHETEEGFVQPDYAYCKGCGLCAEECPGEAITMKQEEK, from the coding sequence ATGGCGCTTGCAATCGGATGCCGGGCAAAACCGGGAAAAGCCCGGGATAATAAGACCGGTTCGTGGAGGGTTTTCAGACCGATCTTCGACCATGAGAAGTGCACACAATGCGGGATGTGCCAGACTATCTGTCCTGAAGGGTGCATCCATGAGACTGAAGAGGGATTTGTCCAGCCTGATTACGCCTACTGCAAGGGCTGCGGGCTCTGCGCGGAGGAATGCCCCGGGGAAGCGATCACGATGAAACAGGAGGAGAAGTAG
- a CDS encoding pyruvate ferredoxin oxidoreductase subunit gamma → MRELRIHGRGGQGSVTAAELIAVAAFEGGVFAQAFPAFGVERRGAPVQAFVRFDDKKIRKRSQVYEPDYIIVQDSTLIKDVNVFLGVKKGGIVIVNTEKAPDYRVPDGVKLITIDATSIALKAIGLPITNTSLMGAFAAASGEIKFSALENALNHRFPRELALKNIEAARIAFETVKGGK, encoded by the coding sequence TTGAGAGAACTGCGTATCCATGGCAGGGGCGGGCAGGGTTCTGTCACCGCTGCCGAGCTGATTGCCGTCGCCGCGTTCGAAGGCGGGGTCTTTGCACAGGCATTCCCAGCGTTCGGCGTCGAACGTCGCGGGGCGCCGGTGCAGGCATTTGTGCGATTCGATGACAAAAAAATCCGGAAAAGGAGCCAGGTCTATGAACCGGATTACATCATTGTGCAGGACAGCACACTGATCAAGGACGTGAACGTGTTTTTAGGAGTCAAGAAGGGAGGGATCGTGATCGTGAATACCGAGAAGGCTCCCGATTACAGGGTCCCTGACGGCGTGAAGCTGATCACGATCGATGCCACCTCGATCGCTCTCAAGGCGATCGGGCTCCCGATCACCAACACCTCGCTCATGGGTGCATTTGCCGCTGCAAGCGGTGAAATCAAATTTTCAGCACTTGAAAATGCGCTTAACCACCGGTTCCCCAGGGAACTTGCGCTCAAAAATATTGAGGCGGCCAGGATCGCATTTGAGACGGTAAAGGGGGGAAAATAA
- a CDS encoding methanogenesis marker 12 protein has product MFIGIDHGTTAMRFAGTSGEFKISRQQATSFTISDLAVICPPDEIEGIALSYSMGDNFSKITSIDRVANRGLVSREGAGKHIGGGTRVFDEVKKSGIPTVVIPGIHRGTPGDPRFRVYSHQASPEKIGIAYEVCHLLGHNVIVSDVSSNTVTLLITNGKITGALDACIFAPGTRHGALDVNAIRRVDAGECTANEAFQHAGVDFTIPVEERIRTVAMFSAMECAAMLLLNHKARIALAGSLAPVIAPEIRMLLKKDIAIYDEWCASRGLARIAHDVFCGTQEILGLSVDL; this is encoded by the coding sequence ATGTTCATCGGGATCGATCATGGCACGACCGCGATGCGCTTTGCCGGTACATCGGGAGAGTTCAAGATATCGCGGCAACAGGCGACTTCTTTTACGATATCTGACCTTGCAGTCATATGCCCGCCTGACGAGATCGAGGGGATTGCGCTTTCCTATTCAATGGGGGATAATTTTTCAAAGATCACATCCATTGACAGGGTGGCCAACCGGGGGCTTGTCAGCCGGGAGGGGGCAGGCAAGCATATTGGCGGGGGGACCCGCGTATTTGACGAGGTTAAAAAGAGCGGCATTCCCACTGTTGTCATTCCGGGGATCCACCGTGGAACACCCGGTGATCCGCGCTTCAGGGTGTATTCACACCAGGCCAGCCCGGAGAAGATCGGCATTGCGTATGAAGTATGCCACCTGCTCGGGCACAACGTGATCGTGTCCGATGTAAGTTCAAATACGGTTACGCTCCTTATAACAAACGGGAAAATCACCGGGGCTCTCGATGCCTGCATCTTTGCACCCGGTACCCGGCACGGCGCTCTAGATGTCAATGCCATACGACGCGTTGATGCCGGGGAATGCACGGCAAACGAAGCATTCCAGCATGCAGGTGTGGACTTCACCATACCGGTAGAGGAACGGATTCGGACGGTTGCAATGTTCTCCGCAATGGAATGTGCGGCGATGCTCCTGCTGAACCACAAAGCGCGGATCGCCCTTGCGGGCTCCCTTGCGCCGGTTATTGCTCCTGAAATCCGCATGCTGCTAAAAAAGGATATCGCCATTTATGACGAGTGGTGCGCTTCCCGGGGGCTTGCACGGATTGCGCACGACGTTTTTTGTGGGACTCAGGAGATCCTCGGCCTCAGTGTGGATCTGTAG
- a CDS encoding NAD-dependent epimerase/dehydratase family protein: MFDIVTGGAGFIGSHLVDTLVARGDRVTVIDSLSAGSRDNIAGHLKNDRVNLVVADLLSDGWQGACKGADRIYHLAADPDVRQSALSPEGPVNNNILATFRVLEAIRLHAIPEIVFTSTSTVYGNAAVIPTPEDYAPLEPVSVYGASKLACEALISAYSHSFSARSWNFRFANIIGPRSGHGVIPDFVKKLRENPRELEILGDGKQIKSYLDVEECVAAMLFAVDHAGAQVNTLNIGSEDWIDVTTIADIVAGEMGFTKVRYRFTGGERGWIGDVPRMQLSLARIKSLGWKPNHGSEESVRMAARAAVAGQ; encoded by the coding sequence ATGTTTGATATCGTGACCGGCGGTGCCGGGTTCATAGGCTCTCATCTTGTTGATACGCTCGTGGCGCGGGGTGACCGTGTTACGGTGATTGATTCGCTCAGTGCGGGGTCCCGAGACAATATCGCGGGTCACCTGAAAAATGACCGGGTAAACCTCGTTGTTGCCGATCTCCTCTCTGATGGATGGCAGGGTGCGTGCAAGGGTGCCGACCGGATCTATCATCTGGCAGCTGACCCTGATGTGAGGCAGAGTGCACTCTCACCAGAAGGTCCGGTTAATAACAATATCCTTGCCACATTCCGGGTCCTCGAAGCAATACGGCTTCATGCGATCCCTGAAATTGTCTTCACATCCACATCGACAGTGTATGGCAATGCAGCGGTTATCCCGACCCCGGAGGACTACGCTCCGCTCGAACCGGTATCGGTCTATGGCGCAAGCAAACTTGCCTGCGAAGCGCTGATCTCTGCATACAGCCATTCGTTCTCCGCAAGGTCGTGGAATTTCCGGTTTGCGAACATCATCGGACCTCGCAGTGGTCATGGGGTGATCCCCGATTTTGTCAAAAAATTGCGTGAGAATCCCCGCGAGCTCGAGATCCTTGGCGACGGGAAGCAGATCAAATCCTATCTTGACGTTGAGGAATGTGTTGCCGCCATGTTGTTTGCCGTTGACCATGCGGGTGCGCAGGTAAATACCCTCAACATCGGGTCAGAAGACTGGATCGATGTGACGACCATCGCCGATATCGTGGCAGGGGAGATGGGATTTACAAAAGTGAGGTACCGTTTTACCGGAGGGGAACGCGGCTGGATCGGGGATGTGCCCCGGATGCAGTTATCCCTTGCACGGATCAAATCGCTGGGTTGGAAACCGAACCATGGTTCTGAGGAAAGCGTGCGGATGGCAGCCAGGGCGGCAGTCGCCGGACAATAG
- a CDS encoding cofactor-independent phosphoglycerate mutase, with protein MKYIVICGDGMADEPLEDLGGNTPLEYAQTPNLDRMARDGACGILRTIPDGFEAGSDIANMSILGYDPATYYTGRGPLEAMSMGIDLAPDDIAYRCNLVTINSGVMQDFSAGHISSAEGAALLASLQKEVPEVFIRSGVSYRNLLVVHHGKGSVSTPPHDIVGSPVDGYLAAGTDAPLLARCMEISQKVFASHPVNAARKKAGKPEATQVWPWSGGLKPVLPLFIQKYGKKAGIISAVDLLKGIARCAGMEVIIVPGATGYLDTDYEAKGRYALEAIRHLDFLYIHIEAPDEAGHLGSIEEKVKAIEQVDKVVGMILDGFDGVVAVLPDHPTPVRVKTHTRDPVPFVVRGKGKDTTRRFTEREAQNGMFGTKNAPDFLAFLFS; from the coding sequence GTGAAGTACATTGTCATTTGCGGGGACGGCATGGCTGACGAACCGCTCGAAGACCTCGGCGGGAATACCCCCCTTGAATATGCCCAAACCCCGAACCTTGACCGGATGGCGCGGGACGGTGCCTGCGGTATTCTCCGTACAATCCCTGACGGGTTTGAAGCGGGCAGTGATATTGCGAACATGTCGATCCTCGGGTATGACCCCGCTACATATTATACGGGCAGGGGGCCTCTCGAAGCAATGAGTATGGGCATCGATCTTGCGCCCGATGATATTGCGTACCGGTGCAACCTTGTCACCATCAATAGCGGGGTGATGCAGGACTTCTCTGCCGGACATATCTCCAGCGCGGAGGGTGCTGCCCTTCTTGCCTCACTTCAGAAGGAAGTTCCCGAGGTGTTCATCAGGTCCGGAGTGAGCTACCGCAACCTTCTCGTTGTCCATCATGGAAAAGGATCTGTCTCAACCCCCCCTCATGATATCGTAGGAAGCCCGGTTGACGGATATCTTGCTGCCGGCACGGATGCCCCGCTCCTTGCACGTTGCATGGAGATAAGCCAAAAAGTGTTTGCCTCGCATCCGGTGAATGCTGCACGGAAAAAGGCAGGCAAACCAGAAGCGACGCAGGTCTGGCCATGGAGCGGGGGGCTTAAACCGGTGTTGCCGTTGTTCATTCAGAAATACGGGAAAAAGGCAGGGATCATATCGGCCGTCGATCTCCTTAAAGGGATTGCACGGTGCGCCGGCATGGAAGTCATCATTGTCCCGGGAGCGACCGGGTATCTTGATACAGATTACGAAGCAAAAGGGCGGTATGCCCTTGAGGCGATCCGGCACCTTGACTTCCTCTATATCCATATAGAAGCACCGGACGAGGCGGGACACCTTGGGAGCATTGAGGAGAAGGTAAAAGCGATCGAGCAGGTTGACAAGGTTGTCGGCATGATACTTGACGGGTTCGATGGCGTGGTCGCTGTGCTGCCCGATCACCCGACGCCGGTCCGGGTAAAGACCCACACCCGTGACCCCGTGCCGTTTGTGGTAAGGGGAAAAGGGAAGGATACAACCCGCCGGTTCACTGAGCGCGAAGCGCAGAACGGAATGTTCGGGACAAAAAACGCACCCGATTTCCTTGCATTCCTGTTCAGCTGA
- a CDS encoding ORC1-type DNA replication protein, with amino-acid sequence MKKNLLMWDETLFRDPEVFEFDYVPEQFQFRENQMRELAFQIRPGMRGGRPLNSICKGLPGTGKTTSIRKLFSEISDATKKLVPVYVNCQIDNTKFAIFSQIYRKLTGHLPPASGTSFKQLFDAIARILVKEEIVLLVALDDANYLLYENEINKVLYTLLRAHEAYEGVRIGVIVIISDLDVDLARAVDARVTSVFRPTEIYFPPYEAAEIREIIEERVMQGLFPGALTDEMLSLVVEQTHESGDLRVGIDLLKRATMSAERAARRTIGRDDICGAYMISKYLHLSFTTKTLRDEEKNILKALATASLNEKEMNAGDVHKTISESIGIGYTRFYEVIKKLDALRIINLHYREGKGRTRLISLRYDPQKVLEYLS; translated from the coding sequence ATGAAGAAGAACCTGCTAATGTGGGACGAGACCCTGTTCCGCGACCCCGAGGTCTTTGAATTCGATTATGTCCCGGAGCAGTTCCAGTTCCGCGAGAACCAGATGCGCGAGCTTGCGTTCCAGATCCGGCCTGGCATGAGGGGGGGACGTCCGCTTAATTCCATCTGCAAAGGGCTCCCCGGCACAGGGAAAACGACCAGTATCCGCAAACTCTTTTCCGAGATCTCTGACGCCACCAAGAAACTGGTCCCGGTCTATGTCAACTGCCAGATCGACAATACCAAGTTTGCAATATTCTCCCAGATCTACCGGAAGCTCACCGGGCACCTCCCCCCGGCATCCGGGACATCGTTTAAGCAGTTGTTCGATGCCATCGCCCGGATCCTGGTAAAAGAAGAGATCGTCCTTTTGGTTGCCCTTGACGATGCCAACTATCTCCTGTATGAAAACGAGATCAACAAGGTGCTCTACACGCTGTTGCGGGCACACGAGGCCTATGAAGGCGTTCGGATCGGAGTGATCGTGATCATCAGTGACCTTGACGTCGACCTTGCCAGGGCGGTCGATGCCCGGGTGACATCGGTGTTCCGCCCTACAGAGATCTATTTTCCGCCGTATGAAGCGGCAGAGATCCGCGAGATCATTGAGGAGAGGGTGATGCAGGGATTATTCCCCGGTGCACTTACGGACGAGATGCTCTCGCTTGTGGTTGAACAGACCCATGAAAGCGGGGACCTGCGTGTCGGCATTGACCTGCTCAAACGGGCAACCATGAGCGCAGAGCGCGCTGCCCGGCGCACTATCGGCAGGGATGATATCTGCGGGGCGTACATGATATCAAAATACCTGCACCTCTCCTTTACTACAAAGACCCTCAGGGACGAGGAGAAAAATATCCTCAAAGCCCTTGCCACAGCAAGCCTGAACGAAAAGGAGATGAATGCAGGGGACGTTCACAAGACAATTTCAGAATCCATCGGGATCGGGTATACCCGGTTTTATGAAGTCATCAAAAAGCTCGATGCGCTGCGCATCATCAACCTTCATTATCGTGAGGGCAAGGGCAGGACACGCCTGATCAGCCTGCGGTATGACCCGCAGAAAGTGCTCGAGTACCTCTCCTGA
- the mch gene encoding methenyltetrahydromethanopterin cyclohydrolase: MLSVNELALEIFENLAELSEEFNAAYHELDNGARIVDCGVSTRGGYAAGRAFTEICMGGLGEVNFRMGQIKEFPLPFIDVSTDFPSIACLGAQKAGWTIKVGNYFAMGSGPARALSLKPKHTFEVIEYEDDCDGAVICLESDHLPNGEVMEKIAEECHIDVGNVCAVVAPTSSLVGSIQVSGRCVETAIYKLNELGFDTKKITAAMGTAPVPPVRGTKLAMGVTNDATIYHGRIMLTMKAPEIKDYLEKIPSSKSKGYGKPFNDIFKEAGYDFYKIDTSLFSPAEVVINELSEGKVYHVGAVNTDVTLKSFGLI; this comes from the coding sequence ATGCTCAGTGTGAACGAACTGGCATTAGAGATTTTCGAAAATCTTGCCGAACTGTCGGAGGAATTCAATGCGGCATACCATGAGCTTGACAATGGTGCACGCATTGTGGATTGTGGTGTGAGCACCCGCGGCGGTTACGCGGCGGGACGTGCATTCACTGAGATCTGCATGGGCGGGCTCGGGGAAGTCAATTTCCGGATGGGGCAAATCAAGGAGTTCCCTCTCCCGTTTATCGATGTCAGCACCGATTTCCCCTCGATCGCGTGCCTCGGGGCGCAGAAAGCCGGCTGGACGATCAAGGTGGGCAACTACTTTGCGATGGGCAGCGGGCCTGCACGGGCGTTATCGCTCAAACCCAAGCACACATTCGAGGTCATTGAGTACGAGGACGACTGCGATGGGGCGGTAATCTGCCTTGAGAGCGACCACCTGCCCAATGGCGAAGTGATGGAGAAGATCGCAGAAGAATGCCATATAGATGTGGGGAATGTCTGCGCGGTTGTCGCCCCGACATCCTCGCTTGTCGGCTCAATACAGGTATCAGGGCGCTGCGTTGAAACCGCCATCTACAAGCTCAACGAGCTTGGGTTTGACACAAAAAAGATCACTGCTGCGATGGGCACGGCACCTGTCCCACCCGTACGGGGGACGAAGCTTGCGATGGGTGTGACTAATGACGCCACCATCTACCACGGGCGGATTATGCTGACCATGAAAGCCCCGGAGATCAAGGATTATCTTGAGAAGATCCCGAGCAGCAAGTCCAAAGGATACGGGAAACCATTCAACGACATCTTCAAGGAGGCGGGTTACGATTTCTACAAGATCGACACCTCGCTGTTCTCACCGGCAGAAGTCGTCATCAATGAGTTGTCCGAGGGCAAAGTATACCATGTCGGCGCAGTCAATACCGATGTGACGCTCAAATCGTTTGGGCTGATATAA